One region of Bacteroidales bacterium genomic DNA includes:
- a CDS encoding amidohydrolase family protein, with product MSILLTNATYIDYQTLEFIPCNILIESSPKGRLVFTSKQDNNVDIKIDCTGKYVTHAFGCGHHHVYSALATGMHPPKKIPENFLETLQYIWWTLDVCLDNEMIEASALATAIACAKNGVTFVIDHHSSPAAIKGSQEIIARAFDQVGISHLLCYEISDRNGVQAISQSFEETEDYLSKRQGLVGLHASFTLSDSTLKHAKKITDKYHAGIHIHVAEDPLDQQQCLEEHNKTVVERLYDFGLLSQQKTILSHCLHINDSERKLINHSGAWIAQNTDSNLNNKVGFFNSRGIEKNVMLGTDGMHSDMLKSAKTTFFVGQNFDKIDYSETYQRFRNVHRYIKENDFTGDDDNNLVVLDYNPVTDFNTRNFYGHFIFNIEAKHVQHVISNGRLIVKDRKVVTVDENEVTNHTRELSKKLWKKMTE from the coding sequence ATGTCAATCCTGCTAACCAACGCAACGTACATCGATTACCAGACACTGGAATTCATTCCATGCAACATCCTTATCGAAAGCAGCCCTAAAGGCCGCCTCGTTTTCACGTCAAAACAGGATAATAACGTTGATATAAAGATCGACTGTACCGGAAAATATGTTACTCATGCTTTCGGTTGCGGGCACCACCATGTGTATTCAGCGCTTGCCACCGGTATGCACCCACCAAAAAAAATTCCGGAAAATTTTCTTGAAACCCTCCAATATATCTGGTGGACACTTGACGTATGCCTTGACAATGAAATGATAGAAGCCAGCGCACTCGCCACAGCAATTGCTTGTGCAAAAAACGGTGTCACCTTTGTAATCGACCATCACTCCTCGCCTGCCGCCATCAAGGGTTCGCAGGAAATTATCGCCAGAGCATTCGACCAAGTTGGCATTTCACATCTTTTGTGTTATGAAATTTCAGACCGCAATGGCGTCCAGGCTATAAGCCAATCATTTGAAGAAACAGAGGATTACCTTTCGAAGCGTCAGGGTCTGGTTGGGCTTCATGCTTCATTTACCTTATCAGACAGTACGCTGAAGCACGCAAAAAAAATAACTGATAAATACCATGCAGGTATACACATACATGTTGCCGAAGATCCGCTGGATCAACAGCAATGCCTTGAAGAACATAATAAAACTGTGGTAGAACGGCTTTACGATTTTGGCCTGCTGAGCCAGCAAAAAACCATACTCAGCCACTGCCTGCATATCAACGATTCTGAAAGAAAACTCATCAACCACTCCGGGGCCTGGATTGCACAAAATACGGATAGCAACTTAAACAATAAGGTTGGTTTTTTTAATTCCAGAGGTATTGAAAAGAATGTGATGCTCGGTACCGACGGCATGCACAGCGATATGCTCAAAAGTGCAAAAACAACTTTTTTTGTCGGGCAGAATTTCGACAAGATCGATTATTCTGAGACATACCAACGGTTCAGAAATGTTCACCGCTATATTAAGGAAAATGATTTCACAGGCGATGATGATAACAACCTGGTGGTGCTGGATTACAATCCGGTTACTGATTTTAACACCCGGAATTTTTATGGGCATTTTATTTTCAATATTGAAGCAAAACATGTGCAGCATGTGATATCCAACGGGCGGCTGATAGTGAAGGACAGAAAGGTGGTAACGGTGGATGAAAATGAAGTAACGAATCATACCAGGGAACTCAGTAAGAAGTTATGGAAAAAAATGACGGAATAA
- a CDS encoding DUF1659 domain-containing protein encodes MKTEVKSKNYLGINSLGRIGKLTLWNQLVTRHFEGIVINLGRKSGKKIEDMVQALGTDSTYGDLGNFLYGQKSRRDIITVVDPEQFLFDIDGMPVKILTEERNPASIPWKKEQVQIVVDCTGQFVDPTVPADNPKGSLRGHLVGGAEKVIVSAPFKIKEAGKKMPEDSIMMVYGINHLEYDPHKHHVISAASCTTTGLSHMIKPLMEDRFTSKILTASMSTVHAATKTQSVLDALPKAGASDLRKTRSVFNNIILSTTGAAKALESIIPQIQEIGFMADSVRIPTSTVSLITLNITFNSGLDEKGNPIINQKHINNIYKNAAEGPQKGLLVFSEKQNVSTDLLGYKAAIVIEGHESHTRTGFIRLPADTMKTFGIKNPVDVNIPVTHAKIFGWYDNEFGSYVNLLEKLTTYVDQYLR; translated from the coding sequence ATGAAAACAGAAGTAAAAAGCAAGAATTATCTTGGCATCAACAGTCTTGGCCGTATTGGGAAATTAACACTGTGGAACCAGCTGGTCACGCGTCATTTTGAAGGAATTGTAATTAACCTTGGCCGCAAATCAGGTAAAAAAATTGAGGATATGGTTCAAGCTCTGGGGACAGATTCTACATACGGAGATCTGGGAAATTTTTTGTACGGACAAAAATCACGCAGAGATATTATTACAGTCGTTGACCCGGAACAATTTCTCTTTGATATTGATGGCATGCCTGTAAAAATCCTTACCGAAGAGCGTAACCCGGCATCAATACCCTGGAAGAAAGAACAGGTACAGATCGTTGTTGATTGTACCGGTCAGTTCGTAGACCCAACCGTTCCCGCCGATAATCCCAAAGGCAGCCTGCGTGGCCATCTGGTTGGAGGTGCGGAAAAAGTAATTGTAAGCGCTCCTTTTAAGATTAAAGAAGCCGGAAAAAAAATGCCTGAAGACAGCATCATGATGGTCTATGGGATCAACCACCTGGAATATGACCCACACAAGCACCATGTTATTTCTGCTGCCAGTTGCACTACTACAGGACTGTCACACATGATAAAACCATTGATGGAAGATCGTTTTACATCAAAGATTCTCACTGCATCCATGTCAACGGTGCATGCGGCCACCAAGACACAAAGCGTTCTGGACGCTTTACCCAAGGCAGGAGCCAGCGACCTCCGCAAAACCCGGTCAGTTTTTAACAACATAATCTTATCCACCACAGGTGCAGCAAAAGCACTGGAATCTATTATTCCACAGATACAGGAAATAGGTTTCATGGCTGATTCTGTGCGGATACCGACTTCCACGGTATCGCTGATCACTTTGAATATTACCTTCAATTCAGGCTTGGATGAAAAGGGCAATCCCATTATCAACCAGAAACACATCAACAATATATATAAAAATGCCGCAGAAGGCCCGCAGAAAGGCTTGCTGGTGTTTTCAGAAAAACAAAATGTCTCCACCGACCTCCTCGGATACAAAGCAGCAATTGTCATTGAAGGCCATGAAAGCCATACCCGTACGGGTTTCATCAGGCTTCCTGCCGACACAATGAAAACATTCGGCATCAAAAATCCGGTCGATGTCAACATCCCTGTCACACACGCCAAGATCTTCGGTTGGTACGACAATGAATTCGGAAGTTATGTCAACCTGCTTGAAAAACTGACGACCTATGTCGATCAATACCTTCGTTAG
- a CDS encoding PEP-utilizing enzyme: MKEPLQSKALEVNLTQTQQSEIVFEEKYEWLLGLSTNYWGIHERTLIFFNEYHHTYANQKLISDDLRRIFLGDFWFYSQCSENDKALRIILDIFQESLEKNKKSDVFETVFPTLIEYLALNAKQDKPDVDLVRDGLSIVNKWVSENHPVVLRNSTFIKNQLGILHVHEILGDDFFLLLHTLAGKVIHFWAETSDVEIWYNKNREYLSKDFNRELKNIGKPFFDKLIKKWGSIKNFEELDKELPLFLELTDYFSKHTDAFDVITDRFYFILYLMHMPGMAHIKNKLLVDLNSLIRKIFSEIKPEQVGPFMDNIFSLFHELHKEHSSTVLDCISTMGKEIIHYNHEEIILKFVQKLIALPFVAPGQLRLSTEWRTMVDPSHIKNIRVWLELFETAPDKYSRLIAALTVNLKLKGIFIFDTDLFQKDVTALLNSDIHPYFRMIKQLCRIFPVYFNEIGAEGELRDITTAIDELTARQDKLIHFLRKLVHIESNNTHITLTQKIFNFWVNGDIAILKPLLPADVMESIDLKGKWVLPMQNLIAKVAEKAHVKNAANLLEEHPDKIDKWVSTITGESLVNKKRLMMLCRLYYILIEKYSFSAVNITKSVRKYNFIPLGDVDLLEDSLTKKNREASLKYIFNFIAILKKIILNDEKTEGWENIYHKRHVAFGIPSMYGEYHERRFEALGLIYKLEQAALVIMEEWVKSINLNYITAKTLEKIDSVMELYKEGLLLDGIENTAFNSNLSMFSYSLKSQSFSLSQYTNIFGFMGDNIREIINKYFFRPYEEVLKMIVPQMRANHNDPGPDGQNFLHAQSEAFYRDMLSSSFMLQSLDNFIAAVLTSLRNMVDNFSIDKIRDIMSYNPDMVISTLYDQSKNIDNQVYIGSKAYYLKKLYSLGYPVPHGFVITTEVFRRKETILQNKIMSREIDNMVLAQIKKLEKLTNREFGNPLNPLMLSVRSGTAVSMPGAMNTFLNVGINEQIIESLSKQPNYGWTSWDCYRRFLQSWGMASGLSRDTFDQIMIDFKTLYKVNQKVQFTPAQMKEISFAYREVLKQNHIHIEEEVFPQVRQAILNVFDSWNSDRANVYRKHLQIADEWGTAVVIQKMVLGNINYTSGTGVVFTHNPHLNKPGVHLYGDYSLVSQGEDVVGGLVHVLPISRNQAHGPAKEKSLEENFPQIYKRIYDIACQLTEKHGFGHQEIEFTFESERMEDFYILQTRDQDVRSKDKAQQFALSGAKTKLLGQGIGIGGGAMNGILIFDTEDMKNLRKKYPDKKLILVRPDTVPDDIGIIFGCDGLLTARGGATSHAAVTAARLGKICIVNCTDLVVYEREKKCVIKKQVLNVGDEIAIDGTFGNIYKGHYPLIMPE; the protein is encoded by the coding sequence ATGAAAGAGCCATTACAGTCTAAAGCACTTGAAGTCAATCTCACACAAACTCAGCAAAGTGAAATTGTTTTTGAAGAAAAATACGAATGGTTGTTAGGGCTTTCAACCAATTACTGGGGAATCCATGAACGTACATTGATTTTTTTCAATGAATACCACCATACTTATGCTAACCAGAAGTTGATCAGCGATGACCTGAGGCGAATTTTCCTCGGCGACTTCTGGTTTTACTCTCAATGTAGTGAAAATGATAAAGCCCTCAGGATCATTCTGGATATTTTTCAGGAAAGCCTTGAAAAAAATAAGAAAAGTGATGTTTTTGAAACAGTATTCCCCACACTTATTGAATACCTTGCATTAAATGCCAAGCAGGATAAACCAGATGTGGATTTAGTGAGAGATGGTCTCAGTATTGTGAATAAATGGGTTTCGGAAAACCATCCGGTCGTGCTCCGTAATTCAACGTTCATTAAGAACCAGCTTGGCATTTTACATGTCCATGAAATTCTCGGAGATGATTTTTTTCTTTTGTTACACACCCTTGCGGGAAAAGTGATCCATTTCTGGGCAGAAACTTCGGATGTTGAAATATGGTATAATAAAAACAGAGAATATTTAAGCAAAGACTTTAACAGGGAACTGAAAAACATTGGAAAACCATTTTTTGACAAGCTTATCAAAAAGTGGGGAAGCATAAAAAATTTTGAGGAACTCGACAAAGAACTTCCGCTATTTCTTGAGCTAACAGATTATTTCTCAAAACACACGGATGCTTTTGATGTTATCACCGACCGGTTTTATTTTATTTTGTACCTCATGCATATGCCGGGGATGGCGCATATTAAAAACAAGCTACTTGTAGACCTGAACAGCTTGATAAGAAAAATATTTTCAGAAATTAAACCCGAACAGGTCGGACCATTTATGGATAATATTTTTTCGCTTTTCCATGAATTGCATAAAGAACATAGTTCTACTGTTCTTGACTGCATTTCTACGATGGGCAAAGAAATTATCCATTACAACCATGAAGAAATCATACTGAAATTTGTACAAAAATTAATTGCTTTACCGTTTGTTGCTCCCGGCCAGTTAAGACTCAGCACCGAGTGGCGCACTATGGTTGACCCCAGCCATATAAAAAATATAAGGGTATGGCTTGAATTGTTTGAAACGGCGCCGGACAAATATTCTAGGCTGATTGCCGCACTTACTGTAAACCTGAAACTGAAAGGCATTTTTATTTTCGACACGGATCTTTTCCAGAAAGATGTTACTGCATTGTTGAATTCGGATATTCACCCATACTTCAGAATGATTAAACAACTTTGCAGAATATTTCCTGTATATTTTAACGAAATTGGTGCTGAAGGCGAACTAAGGGATATCACAACTGCTATTGATGAGCTTACAGCCCGTCAGGATAAACTGATTCACTTTCTGCGCAAATTGGTACATATTGAAAGCAACAACACCCATATAACACTTACACAAAAGATATTCAATTTTTGGGTAAATGGAGATATAGCAATACTAAAACCTTTATTACCGGCAGACGTAATGGAAAGCATTGATTTGAAAGGGAAATGGGTGTTGCCAATGCAAAACCTCATAGCGAAGGTAGCTGAAAAAGCTCATGTTAAAAATGCAGCCAACTTATTAGAGGAGCACCCTGACAAGATCGACAAATGGGTCAGTACGATCACCGGGGAGTCGCTGGTAAACAAGAAAAGGTTGATGATGTTATGCCGCCTATACTATATTCTCATTGAAAAATATTCATTTAGTGCTGTTAACATTACAAAAAGCGTACGTAAATATAATTTTATCCCGCTTGGTGATGTTGATTTGCTTGAAGATTCGTTGACCAAAAAGAACCGGGAGGCCTCACTGAAGTATATATTCAATTTTATCGCCATACTCAAAAAAATCATCCTTAATGATGAAAAAACTGAAGGTTGGGAAAATATTTATCATAAAAGGCATGTAGCATTTGGTATTCCGTCCATGTATGGTGAATACCATGAACGGCGTTTTGAAGCGCTGGGACTGATCTATAAATTAGAACAGGCCGCCCTCGTGATTATGGAAGAGTGGGTTAAATCAATCAACCTGAATTATATTACAGCAAAGACCCTTGAAAAAATCGATTCTGTTATGGAGCTTTATAAAGAGGGACTCCTGCTTGATGGTATTGAAAATACGGCATTTAATTCCAACCTGAGCATGTTCAGTTACAGCCTAAAATCACAAAGTTTTTCACTCAGTCAGTATACCAATATTTTTGGTTTCATGGGAGATAACATACGTGAGATCATCAACAAATATTTTTTCAGGCCTTATGAAGAAGTCCTGAAAATGATAGTGCCACAAATGCGTGCTAACCATAACGATCCTGGCCCTGATGGACAGAATTTCCTTCATGCTCAATCGGAGGCTTTTTATCGGGATATGCTTTCATCCTCTTTTATGTTGCAGAGCCTGGACAATTTTATCGCAGCTGTGCTGACCTCTTTAAGAAATATGGTCGATAATTTCAGCATCGACAAGATCCGCGACATCATGTCATATAACCCCGACATGGTAATTAGTACACTATATGACCAATCTAAAAATATCGATAATCAGGTGTATATCGGATCTAAAGCCTATTATTTAAAGAAGCTATACTCTCTGGGTTATCCTGTTCCGCATGGTTTTGTTATTACCACAGAGGTATTTCGCAGAAAAGAGACTATTCTCCAGAATAAAATAATGAGCCGTGAGATTGATAATATGGTCTTGGCACAAATTAAAAAACTGGAAAAATTGACAAACAGAGAGTTCGGAAACCCTCTTAACCCACTGATGCTCTCCGTGCGATCGGGCACGGCTGTTTCCATGCCTGGGGCCATGAATACTTTTTTAAATGTGGGTATCAATGAGCAAATCATCGAATCACTCAGCAAACAGCCAAATTATGGATGGACATCCTGGGATTGTTATCGAAGGTTTCTTCAAAGCTGGGGAATGGCATCAGGATTATCACGTGATACTTTTGATCAGATCATGATTGATTTTAAAACTTTGTATAAAGTAAACCAAAAGGTTCAGTTCACCCCTGCACAGATGAAGGAGATTTCTTTTGCTTATCGCGAAGTTTTAAAACAAAACCACATACACATTGAGGAAGAAGTCTTTCCACAGGTTCGGCAGGCTATTCTTAATGTCTTTGATTCGTGGAACTCCGACCGCGCCAATGTGTATCGTAAACATTTGCAAATTGCTGATGAATGGGGCACGGCTGTCGTCATTCAAAAAATGGTTCTGGGAAACATCAATTATACTTCAGGTACGGGCGTGGTATTCACACATAATCCGCATTTAAATAAACCAGGAGTGCATTTGTATGGCGACTACTCGCTGGTCAGCCAGGGTGAAGATGTGGTTGGCGGACTGGTTCACGTACTTCCTATTTCGCGTAACCAGGCTCATGGCCCGGCAAAAGAAAAATCCCTTGAAGAAAATTTCCCACAGATTTACAAACGGATTTACGATATTGCTTGTCAGCTTACGGAAAAACATGGATTTGGCCACCAGGAGATCGAGTTTACCTTTGAATCAGAACGGATGGAAGATTTTTACATTCTTCAAACCCGCGACCAGGATGTGCGATCCAAAGACAAAGCGCAACAATTTGCACTTTCGGGAGCTAAAACCAAACTACTCGGACAAGGTATCGGAATTGGAGGCGGCGCCATGAATGGCATTCTGATTTTCGATACCGAGGATATGAAAAATTTGAGAAAGAAATACCCTGATAAAAAACTTATACTTGTCAGGCCGGACACTGTCCCCGACGATATCGGCATCATATTCGGATGCGACGGTTTATTAACAGCAAGGGGTGGAGCTACTTCACATGCTGCAGTGACAGCCGCCCGATTGGGAAAGATATGTATCGTCAATTGTACAGACCTTGTGGTGTACGAACGAGAGAAAAAATGTGTGATTAAAAAACAAGTGTTAAATGTAGGAGATGAGATCGCCATCGATGGAACATTTGGCAATATTTATAAGGGGCATTATCCTTTGATAATGCCGGAATGA
- a CDS encoding SAM-dependent methyltransferase — MPKNIIHSDISSGKGKLYLIPSLLGNESDIADVIPQHVQQRVLSTKVFIVEELKTARRFLKKLHKEIDIDSLEFLVYNEHTLKTYLQDFIYPLLAGKDVALLSEAGLPCVADPGSEIVAEAHRRGIEVIPLTGPSSIMLALIASGFNGQNFAFHGYLPVDKNIRAKKIRQLEQKANQNQQTQIFIETPYRNNQLLQTILENCCDDTMLCMAADITLPSQKIISEAIKIWKKKPFDFHKRPSVFLISR, encoded by the coding sequence ATGCCAAAAAACATTATACATTCAGATATAAGCTCAGGGAAAGGAAAACTATACCTGATACCTTCATTATTAGGAAACGAATCAGATATCGCAGATGTTATACCACAACACGTTCAACAACGAGTATTGAGCACTAAAGTTTTTATAGTTGAAGAACTCAAAACAGCAAGGCGTTTCCTGAAAAAGCTTCATAAAGAAATTGATATTGACAGTCTGGAATTTCTCGTTTATAATGAGCACACCCTGAAAACATACTTACAGGATTTTATTTATCCCTTGTTGGCAGGAAAAGATGTCGCACTTCTTTCGGAAGCCGGATTGCCCTGTGTCGCAGACCCCGGAAGTGAAATTGTAGCTGAAGCGCACCGGCGTGGAATAGAAGTTATCCCATTAACAGGCCCTTCTTCCATCATGCTTGCACTTATAGCTTCGGGTTTTAACGGGCAGAATTTTGCTTTTCATGGATATTTGCCTGTTGACAAAAACATTAGGGCAAAAAAAATCAGACAACTCGAACAAAAAGCCAACCAAAACCAGCAGACACAGATCTTTATTGAAACTCCATATCGCAATAACCAGTTATTGCAGACGATTCTTGAAAACTGCTGTGATGACACCATGTTATGTATGGCTGCTGATATCACATTGCCATCCCAAAAAATTATTTCTGAAGCAATTAAAATCTGGAAAAAAAAGCCGTTTGATTTTCACAAACGGCCTTCCGTGTTTTTAATATCCAGGTAA
- a CDS encoding GyrI-like domain-containing protein has protein sequence MKFIKKLFVALLVLIIILLVVAIFLPSKKHIEDSASIKSPAKIIYEQVVKMKSWDKWSPFKEGDTAMKITYEGPAQGVGSIMKWESKKQGKGMMTILETEPYKYIKTKLEFEGQGTSYSNWLFTEEGDSTKVTWTIDIEGLNYPVGRLMGVFMTGILHKSFQTGLDNLKKVSEEYLIVLNTFKTSDITIKEMEKQYAIYIMDSSKCSEVDVIIGKLFGEIFQFLGMNKIECTSPPFARYLVWDEKADRNVLEAGTFIKAPVEGNERVKFQEIPAQKYARAMHTGAYETVYNTYTAIEKYIKDHNLTPAGPPMEIYITDPEKETDMTKWETEVLYPIK, from the coding sequence ATGAAATTTATTAAAAAATTATTCGTCGCATTACTGGTGCTCATCATCATATTGCTGGTGGTTGCCATATTTCTTCCCTCTAAAAAGCATATAGAAGACTCTGCGAGCATTAAGTCCCCTGCAAAAATTATTTATGAGCAGGTGGTTAAAATGAAAAGCTGGGATAAGTGGTCACCATTTAAAGAAGGTGATACGGCCATGAAAATCACTTACGAAGGTCCTGCACAGGGAGTGGGTTCTATTATGAAATGGGAAAGCAAAAAGCAGGGCAAAGGCATGATGACTATTCTGGAAACAGAGCCTTATAAATATATCAAAACAAAGCTAGAGTTTGAAGGACAAGGAACATCATACAGTAACTGGCTTTTTACTGAAGAAGGTGATTCCACAAAGGTAACCTGGACTATTGACATTGAAGGGCTAAATTATCCTGTTGGAAGGCTTATGGGAGTTTTTATGACAGGAATATTGCACAAAAGTTTTCAGACCGGACTTGACAACCTTAAAAAAGTCAGCGAAGAATATCTAATAGTATTGAACACTTTCAAAACATCAGATATAACTATTAAAGAAATGGAAAAACAATACGCAATATACATAATGGATTCGTCAAAGTGCAGCGAAGTGGATGTTATTATCGGCAAGCTGTTTGGCGAGATTTTCCAGTTTTTAGGTATGAATAAGATTGAATGCACAAGTCCTCCGTTTGCACGTTACCTTGTATGGGATGAGAAAGCCGACAGGAATGTACTGGAAGCAGGAACATTCATTAAAGCCCCTGTTGAAGGAAATGAAAGAGTAAAATTTCAGGAAATTCCCGCACAGAAATATGCCAGAGCTATGCACACAGGGGCTTACGAAACGGTATATAACACATATACTGCCATTGAAAAATACATAAAAGACCATAACCTCACTCCTGCCGGACCTCCCATGGAAATATACATCACCGACCCTGAAAAGGAAACTGATATGACCAAATGGGAAACGGAGGTTTTATATCCGATAAAATAA
- the porQ gene encoding type IX secretion system protein PorQ: MKKLTLLFSALLISGNLFSQTGGNNTYEFLNLPASARIAALGTNFLAAGDGDINLAIANPSVIGENINNQLSLNFVDYFGDVNYGMVAYSKTFKKAGSFASSLQFINYGRFLEADETGLTYGNFSGGEYALNIGWGRKLDKHFLLGANLKFIYSHLEKFNSFGMAVDVAGSYFHEKSGFMASVIFKNIGRQLKPYIKGSIDPLPFEIQIGLSQRFNKLPLRYSIVYNHLEKFDLTYTNPLSSNVDPVSGDTITRSKFDVFADKLMRHFVLGLEFYPHKRFYISLGYNYQRRAELRTEFKKGIVGFSIGCGIHVYKFHISYCWSKYHLAAAPNTFTVTTNISEWFSKKVTKPEVNNK, encoded by the coding sequence TTGAAAAAACTCACACTGCTTTTTTCAGCCTTGCTTATCTCCGGAAATTTATTTTCGCAAACCGGGGGCAACAATACTTATGAGTTTCTTAATCTGCCGGCTTCTGCCCGCATAGCGGCTCTTGGGACAAATTTTCTGGCTGCCGGCGATGGCGACATTAATCTGGCTATTGCCAACCCTTCGGTAATTGGTGAGAATATCAACAATCAATTGTCGCTGAATTTTGTTGATTATTTTGGGGATGTGAATTACGGCATGGTGGCTTATTCTAAAACTTTTAAAAAAGCCGGAAGTTTTGCCTCTTCCCTGCAGTTTATCAACTATGGCCGTTTTCTGGAAGCAGATGAAACAGGACTTACCTATGGGAATTTCAGCGGCGGGGAATATGCCCTGAATATAGGATGGGGACGAAAGCTTGACAAACACTTCCTGTTGGGAGCAAACCTGAAATTTATTTATTCACACCTTGAAAAATTTAACTCCTTTGGCATGGCTGTGGACGTTGCCGGCTCTTATTTCCATGAAAAAAGTGGCTTCATGGCCAGCGTAATATTTAAAAACATCGGCAGGCAGCTTAAGCCTTATATCAAAGGCTCTATTGACCCCCTGCCCTTTGAAATACAGATAGGTTTGTCGCAACGCTTTAACAAATTACCTTTGAGGTATTCCATCGTTTACAATCATCTGGAAAAATTTGATCTGACATATACCAATCCCTTATCTTCCAATGTTGACCCTGTTTCGGGAGATACAATTACCAGGTCGAAATTCGATGTCTTTGCCGACAAACTGATGAGGCATTTTGTTTTAGGACTGGAGTTTTATCCTCATAAAAGATTTTATATCAGCTTGGGTTACAATTATCAAAGGCGTGCCGAATTGCGCACCGAATTTAAAAAGGGCATTGTTGGTTTCTCCATTGGATGCGGCATACATGTTTACAAATTTCACATCAGCTACTGCTGGTCGAAATACCATCTCGCTGCAGCACCAAATACTTTTACGGTAACAACCAATATCAGCGAATGGTTTTCAAAAAAAGTTACAAAGCCGGAAGTAAATAACAAATAA
- the ribD gene encoding bifunctional diaminohydroxyphosphoribosylaminopyrimidine deaminase/5-amino-6-(5-phosphoribosylamino)uracil reductase RibD: protein MKRCLELAGNGMGNVAPNPMVGCVIVHNGLIIGEGYHAVFGGTHAEVNAVNSVRNTELLPFSTLYVNLEPCSHFGKTPPCADFILEKGIRRVVIGTADPSEKVEGRGIEKMKSVGVEIKLGVLDEECRELNKRFFTFHTKKRPYVILKWAQTLDGYIDKDRKTLAPKINWITDKNTRMLVHRWRSEEQAILTGTKTVLLDNPQLTVREWSGNNPLRLVIDENLLVNKNSKVLDKSADTIVFNSKKDEIIDNVEWLKIDFHNEIITQILSILFKRDILSLIVEGGRETLQSFIDNGFWDEARIFTGNCFFFGGVRAPEIKGIHQNTRSIGEDKLSFIKNQDI, encoded by the coding sequence ATGAAACGCTGCCTTGAGCTGGCAGGGAATGGTATGGGAAATGTAGCTCCCAACCCTATGGTCGGTTGCGTGATTGTTCATAACGGCCTTATTATCGGGGAAGGCTACCATGCTGTTTTTGGCGGTACTCATGCCGAAGTGAATGCTGTTAATTCAGTCAGAAATACTGAATTACTACCTTTCAGTACTTTATATGTGAACCTGGAACCCTGCAGCCACTTTGGGAAAACGCCACCCTGTGCCGACTTCATCCTTGAGAAAGGTATTCGCCGTGTGGTAATTGGCACTGCTGACCCCTCTGAAAAAGTAGAAGGCAGGGGAATTGAAAAGATGAAAAGCGTAGGAGTGGAAATAAAACTCGGGGTATTGGATGAAGAATGCAGGGAATTGAACAAACGTTTTTTTACTTTTCACACGAAAAAACGCCCGTATGTTATATTGAAATGGGCTCAAACGCTTGACGGGTACATTGACAAAGACAGAAAAACCCTTGCACCGAAAATTAACTGGATAACGGATAAAAACACCCGCATGCTGGTGCACCGCTGGCGTTCGGAAGAACAGGCAATACTTACGGGCACAAAAACCGTATTGCTTGACAATCCGCAACTGACTGTCCGTGAATGGAGCGGAAATAATCCTTTACGGCTTGTTATAGATGAGAATCTTCTAGTAAATAAAAACTCTAAAGTTCTTGATAAAAGTGCTGATACAATAGTATTCAATTCTAAAAAAGACGAAATAATTGATAATGTGGAATGGCTTAAAATTGATTTTCACAACGAAATTATTACCCAGATTTTGTCAATTTTATTTAAAAGAGATATCCTTTCACTAATTGTTGAAGGCGGGAGAGAAACCCTGCAATCCTTCATTGACAATGGTTTTTGGGATGAAGCAAGGATATTTACGGGCAATTGTTTTTTCTTCGGCGGAGTCCGGGCTCCTGAGATAAAAGGAATACACCAAAATACCAGGAGTATTGGGGAGGATAAACTGAGTTTTATAAAAAACCAAGACATTTAA